In Halorientalis sp. LT38, a genomic segment contains:
- a CDS encoding ZIP family metal transporter, whose translation MADESRNSTTDGGVPAENEIRQPLGLPRWVSALLPVVLLVLVLGVFVFTSPLAGVQSGAPLPDVTITHTTLPSDGTVVLHATNNGPESVTISQVLVDEAYWDFRVEGAGGDNTLAPMESAQIVLPYHWNPGWDLEVALVLSDGATFHNTIVAPSQSPGLSPGLLGTLAVIGLFVGVIPVALGMLWFPYIKTMSDRWLHAVLLFAAGVLGFLAFDAGFEAFELAERVPGAFEGNLLVVFGILGALLLVQAISAWRTGRVAAGDSRASSGLWIAYLVAIGIGLHNLAEGLAIGSSFALGRVSLGAFLVIGFMLHNVTEGPAVVAPVARGERPSVKHFAALGVIAGAPVILGGWIGSLAYSPTIGAFFLAIGVGAILQVDWEIARMVRDAGGRLASATNLLAFLLGLGVMYVTDLFVVL comes from the coding sequence ATGGCCGACGAGTCACGAAACTCGACGACGGACGGTGGAGTACCGGCCGAGAACGAGATCAGACAACCGCTCGGGCTTCCGCGATGGGTCAGCGCGTTGCTCCCGGTCGTGTTGCTCGTGCTCGTGCTGGGCGTGTTCGTATTCACGTCACCGCTCGCCGGTGTGCAGAGCGGCGCCCCGCTCCCCGACGTGACGATCACCCACACGACGCTTCCGAGCGACGGAACGGTCGTGTTGCACGCGACGAACAACGGGCCCGAATCCGTGACGATCTCACAGGTGCTCGTCGACGAAGCCTACTGGGATTTCCGGGTCGAAGGCGCCGGCGGTGACAACACGCTCGCGCCGATGGAGAGCGCACAGATCGTGCTCCCGTATCACTGGAATCCGGGGTGGGATCTCGAAGTCGCGCTCGTCCTCTCCGACGGGGCGACGTTCCACAATACGATCGTCGCGCCGAGTCAGTCACCCGGATTGAGCCCCGGTCTGCTCGGGACGCTCGCAGTCATCGGGCTGTTCGTCGGCGTGATCCCGGTCGCACTGGGGATGCTCTGGTTCCCCTACATCAAGACGATGAGTGATCGCTGGCTGCACGCCGTTCTCCTGTTCGCGGCCGGCGTCCTGGGCTTCCTGGCGTTCGACGCCGGGTTCGAGGCATTCGAACTCGCCGAGCGGGTTCCAGGCGCCTTCGAGGGTAACCTCCTGGTCGTCTTTGGAATCCTCGGGGCCCTTCTCCTGGTCCAGGCGATCAGCGCGTGGCGTACGGGCCGTGTCGCCGCCGGAGATAGCCGGGCCAGTAGCGGTCTCTGGATCGCCTATCTGGTCGCGATCGGGATCGGCCTGCACAACCTCGCGGAGGGACTCGCTATCGGGAGTTCGTTCGCACTCGGGCGCGTGTCGCTCGGCGCGTTCCTCGTCATCGGGTTCATGCTCCACAACGTGACGGAAGGCCCCGCCGTCGTTGCGCCGGTCGCCCGTGGCGAACGCCCGTCGGTCAAGCACTTCGCCGCACTCGGCGTCATCGCCGGCGCACCCGTCATCCTCGGTGGCTGGATCGGGAGTCTCGCTTACTCGCCGACGATCGGCGCCTTCTTCCTCGCGATCGGGGTCGGTGCGATACTGCAGGTCGACTGGGAAATTGCGCGAATGGTCCGGGATGCAGGCGGTCGCTTGGCCAGCGCCACGAATTTGCTCGCGTTCCTGCTCGGACTCGGCGTGATGTACGTGACCGACCTCTTCGTGGTACTCTAA
- a CDS encoding multicopper oxidase domain-containing protein yields MPSIDYGSAADVTERLERRLVESLTGEKRVSRRTVLGGLGVAGSAAVGLGSSRAGASADHDEEEHGNFGAVGEYQDMDFDPHEFLTAFNTGEGGQDNVPQRVYEEDGRTVREFEFTAVDTTITIAPGVEFQAWAYNGQVPGPTIRAVEGDLIRVQFTNLGRHAHTIHPHLKNLNPRMDGIPQNGPGVLDTGDSFTYEWIAQPAGTHFYHCHSLPLKEHIHRGLYGTIIVDPDPERVRENPRDYVDYPGPITDALRTRLVDEAKSRNHEYAENDAVNEMVMVMNSFDTNFDGGNEVYAANTRAFGYGVGETDGNGNWTAGETKRPIQIDRNERQRVYLSNATEFDLVNSFHTHSQFFDYYDHGTTLTPTRKTVDTIMQTQAQRGIVEIDYSDHEPGLYMFHAHQSEFAELGWMSFFEVV; encoded by the coding sequence ATGCCATCGATAGATTACGGCAGTGCGGCGGACGTCACAGAACGACTCGAACGGCGACTGGTCGAATCTCTCACTGGAGAGAAAAGAGTCAGTCGTCGCACGGTACTCGGCGGTCTCGGTGTCGCCGGGAGTGCAGCAGTCGGACTCGGAAGTTCGCGGGCAGGTGCTTCCGCCGACCACGATGAGGAGGAACACGGCAATTTCGGAGCGGTGGGGGAGTACCAGGATATGGATTTCGACCCGCACGAGTTCCTCACTGCGTTCAACACCGGAGAGGGCGGCCAGGACAACGTTCCCCAGCGGGTCTACGAGGAGGACGGTCGCACCGTCCGGGAGTTCGAGTTCACTGCCGTGGACACGACGATCACCATCGCGCCGGGCGTCGAGTTCCAGGCGTGGGCGTACAACGGCCAAGTGCCGGGCCCGACGATCCGCGCCGTCGAGGGCGACCTGATCCGCGTGCAGTTCACGAACCTGGGGCGACACGCGCACACGATCCACCCGCACCTGAAGAACCTCAATCCGCGAATGGACGGGATCCCCCAGAACGGGCCTGGTGTGCTCGATACCGGTGACTCCTTCACCTACGAGTGGATCGCCCAGCCCGCCGGCACGCACTTCTATCACTGCCACTCGCTCCCGCTGAAAGAGCACATCCACCGCGGGCTCTACGGCACGATCATCGTCGATCCGGACCCGGAACGCGTCAGGGAGAACCCCCGCGACTACGTCGATTACCCCGGCCCGATTACCGACGCCCTCCGGACGCGGCTCGTCGACGAAGCGAAGAGCCGGAACCACGAGTACGCCGAAAACGACGCCGTCAACGAGATGGTGATGGTGATGAACTCGTTCGATACCAACTTCGACGGCGGCAACGAGGTCTACGCGGCGAACACGCGGGCGTTCGGATACGGGGTCGGTGAGACTGACGGCAACGGCAACTGGACGGCCGGCGAGACGAAACGCCCGATCCAGATCGACAGGAACGAACGCCAGCGCGTCTACCTCTCCAATGCGACGGAGTTCGACCTCGTCAATTCGTTCCACACTCACTCGCAGTTCTTCGACTATTACGACCACGGGACGACGCTGACGCCGACGCGCAAGACCGTGGACACGATCATGCAGACCCAGGCCCAGCGCGGTATCGTCGAGATCGACTACTCGGACCACGAGCCCGGGCTGTACATGTTCCACGCCCATCAGTCGGAGTTTGCCGAACTGGGCTGGATGAGCTTCTTCGAGGTGGTCTAA
- a CDS encoding sulfatase-like hydrolase/transferase has product MDNVAVVVLDSLRYDDFATAFDWLPGRRFTRAFSTATWAAPVAASLLTGRYPSEVGVHSDAPALDCPTPSLAERLAAAGYTTRAFSASPALRAAAGWDRGFDEFAGYASLASSHPRSFDWGPYFDDPGSAGLGGFLRGAWRCLGADCATQRSLREGYELLTRSAADGGAASVRDRVRATDFGDDEFLLVDLTETASPYHPPAPGEGPVSLVAADAFTEAPPDLDRARRAYRRSVEYLAEAYREIFADLAASFDYVITCSNHGELFGEYGAVSHAFGLYPELTRVPLVVSGPDLDGRVNRVVSLLDVHRTVAEVAGIDVDSRGRSLLEASSSVDRLVEYHGPPPGTDAQFRKRSVPSEELDRRRAPLRGFVAADGSYAYQTHTEGFQTVGEFDGDPRARLAELQSGLDVRQVDGEGSKTRGERLEEIGYA; this is encoded by the coding sequence ATGGACAACGTCGCCGTCGTCGTGCTCGATTCGCTCCGGTACGACGACTTTGCCACGGCGTTCGACTGGCTCCCCGGCCGCCGGTTCACCAGGGCCTTCTCGACCGCCACCTGGGCCGCACCCGTCGCCGCCAGCCTCCTGACCGGCCGCTACCCCAGCGAAGTGGGCGTCCACAGCGACGCGCCCGCCCTCGACTGCCCGACCCCCTCCCTGGCCGAACGGCTCGCCGCCGCCGGCTACACCACCCGGGCGTTCTCCGCCTCCCCGGCCCTGCGGGCGGCAGCAGGCTGGGATCGCGGCTTCGACGAGTTCGCCGGGTACGCGAGCCTCGCGTCCAGCCACCCCCGCTCGTTCGACTGGGGCCCGTACTTCGACGACCCCGGGTCGGCCGGTCTGGGCGGCTTCCTCCGTGGCGCCTGGCGATGCCTCGGCGCGGACTGTGCCACCCAGCGGTCGCTCCGGGAGGGGTACGAACTCCTCACCCGCTCGGCCGCGGACGGCGGCGCGGCCTCGGTCCGCGACCGCGTGCGCGCGACCGACTTCGGCGACGACGAGTTCCTCCTCGTCGACCTCACGGAGACCGCCTCCCCCTACCACCCGCCCGCGCCGGGCGAGGGCCCCGTCTCCCTGGTCGCCGCCGACGCCTTCACCGAGGCCCCGCCAGACCTCGACCGCGCCCGCCGCGCCTACCGCCGATCGGTCGAATACCTCGCCGAGGCCTACCGCGAGATCTTCGCCGACCTCGCGGCGTCGTTCGATTACGTCATCACCTGCTCGAATCACGGCGAACTGTTCGGCGAGTACGGCGCCGTCTCCCACGCCTTCGGCCTCTACCCCGAGCTAACGCGCGTCCCCCTCGTCGTGAGCGGGCCCGACCTCGACGGCCGGGTGAACCGCGTCGTCAGCCTCCTCGACGTCCACCGCACCGTCGCGGAGGTCGCCGGCATCGACGTCGACTCCCGCGGCCGGAGCCTCCTCGAAGCGTCCAGCTCGGTCGACCGTCTCGTCGAGTACCACGGCCCGCCGCCCGGCACGGACGCCCAGTTCCGGAAGCGGTCGGTCCCCAGCGAGGAACTCGATCGCCGCCGGGCGCCCCTCCGTGGCTTCGTCGCCGCCGACGGCTCCTACGCCTACCAGACCCACACCGAGGGTTTCCAGACCGTCGGCGAGTTCGACGGCGACCCGCGTGCCCGACTCGCCGAACTACAGAGCGGACTGGACGTCCGCCAGGTCGACGGCGAGGGGTCGAAGACGCGGGGCGAACGGCTGGAAGAGATCGGGTACGCGTGA
- a CDS encoding PAS domain S-box protein, producing the protein MSDADVDRIRVLHVDDDAEIVDLAATFLRREDERLDVTSAESAADALDRIRDDAVDCVVTDFHLADMDCAEFVAAVGDADPDLPVILFTGRDRARIDAELLDDGISGYLQKGSGTERYETLAEKILDAVGDDVATDGGSDPSQSPDLAALALGDRESVLSTALDTVQDGFFVLDRDRTVVYWNESIPGVTGFAGADLEGMDPTDFFVPDDRERITEAIDEALETGEATIEATVQRRDGGEIPVEFRGSRLTDEAGETVGVAGVARDISDRVAYERELERQTERLEELIGAVSHDLRNPLNVISGRIELAREVEDGAEHFEAVKRSTARMETLIDDLVTLARKGKTVRQTESVDLGPLVEAVWAELETADATLAAETDRRLDADEGRLRRLLEQALENAVVHGGESVSITVGDVADGFYVEDDGPGIPADDRERLLEYGETTEHDASGLGLALIRRIGEAHGWSVAITDGTSGGTRIEITGLQSED; encoded by the coding sequence ATGAGTGACGCCGATGTCGATCGAATTCGGGTGCTCCACGTCGACGACGACGCCGAGATCGTCGACCTGGCCGCTACCTTTCTCCGCCGCGAGGACGAGCGACTGGACGTGACCTCGGCGGAGTCGGCCGCGGACGCCCTGGACCGGATCCGCGACGACGCGGTCGACTGCGTGGTCACGGACTTCCACCTCGCGGACATGGACTGTGCGGAGTTCGTCGCGGCGGTCGGCGACGCCGACCCGGACCTGCCGGTGATCCTGTTCACCGGACGCGACCGCGCCCGGATCGACGCCGAACTGCTGGACGACGGGATCAGCGGCTACCTCCAGAAGGGCTCGGGAACGGAGCGCTACGAGACGCTCGCCGAGAAGATCCTCGACGCAGTCGGTGACGACGTGGCCACCGACGGTGGGTCCGACCCGTCGCAGAGCCCGGATCTGGCCGCCCTCGCTCTCGGCGACCGGGAGTCCGTCCTCTCGACGGCGCTCGACACCGTCCAGGACGGCTTCTTCGTCCTGGATCGCGACCGGACCGTCGTCTACTGGAACGAATCCATCCCCGGCGTGACGGGCTTTGCGGGTGCCGACCTCGAGGGGATGGATCCGACCGACTTCTTCGTCCCCGACGACCGCGAACGGATCACCGAGGCGATCGACGAGGCGCTCGAAACCGGCGAGGCGACCATCGAGGCGACGGTGCAGCGACGCGACGGGGGCGAGATCCCCGTCGAGTTCCGCGGCTCCCGGCTGACCGACGAGGCGGGCGAGACCGTCGGGGTCGCCGGCGTCGCCCGCGACATCTCCGACCGGGTGGCCTACGAGCGCGAACTCGAACGCCAGACCGAGCGGCTGGAGGAACTGATCGGTGCGGTCTCCCACGACCTCCGGAACCCGCTGAACGTCATCTCGGGACGGATCGAACTCGCCCGGGAGGTCGAGGACGGGGCCGAGCACTTCGAGGCGGTCAAGCGCTCGACGGCCCGTATGGAGACGCTGATCGACGACCTCGTCACGCTCGCCCGGAAGGGAAAGACGGTCCGGCAGACGGAGTCCGTGGACCTGGGGCCGCTCGTCGAGGCCGTCTGGGCGGAGCTCGAGACCGCCGACGCGACGCTCGCGGCCGAGACCGACCGACGCCTCGACGCTGACGAGGGTCGGCTCCGCCGACTCCTCGAGCAGGCACTCGAGAACGCGGTCGTCCACGGCGGCGAGAGCGTGTCGATCACCGTCGGTGACGTGGCCGACGGATTCTACGTCGAGGACGACGGGCCGGGCATCCCGGCAGACGACCGCGAGCGACTGCTGGAGTACGGCGAGACGACCGAACACGACGCCTCGGGGCTGGGACTCGCGCTGATCCGGCGGATCGGCGAGGCCCACGGCTGGTCGGTCGCGATCACTGACGGCACGTCGGGCGGGACGCGGATCGAGATCACTGGGCTGCAGAGCGAGGACTGA
- a CDS encoding PAS domain S-box protein, whose product MGQVGPGPFRACYVGDDEEVADWIRAGFDRVDPDVEVITEPDFEAGVERIAEAQQRIDPRMRSPLAPTEAPLDCVICTDDAAYSPVEFVEAVRATHADLPIVLFATDGDETLASAAISAGIDDYLTTDGEDPTGELADHVVDLCASHREALDTRRRGEQAQRLLETTPDMLSVVRPGAVISYQNEAVTESLGYEADDLKGRVPYERIHPEDWRRLREEFYDGVIDGEDTPRAEFRIEDAEGDWRWVEARGRNHLDDPLINGFVVSTRELTERKRREQDLEGYQRVVDNVGDPVYLLDPDERITWVNEAFLEHTGYERGFVEGAQAAQFLREDDLEAGRELVADLLEDRDRRWGVFEFATQTVDDEVRCYEANVAVITDDGEFQGTVGVLRDVTDRE is encoded by the coding sequence ATGGGACAGGTCGGCCCGGGTCCGTTCAGGGCGTGCTACGTCGGTGACGACGAGGAGGTGGCGGACTGGATCCGGGCCGGATTCGATCGCGTCGACCCCGACGTCGAGGTGATAACCGAGCCGGACTTCGAGGCGGGGGTGGAGCGCATCGCCGAGGCACAGCAACGGATCGACCCGCGGATGCGGAGTCCGCTCGCCCCGACGGAGGCGCCTCTCGACTGCGTGATCTGCACGGACGACGCGGCCTACTCGCCGGTGGAGTTCGTCGAGGCCGTCCGGGCCACACACGCGGATCTGCCGATCGTCCTCTTCGCCACGGACGGCGACGAGACGCTCGCGAGCGCGGCCATCTCCGCCGGCATCGACGACTACCTGACGACCGACGGCGAGGATCCGACGGGCGAACTCGCCGACCACGTCGTCGATCTGTGCGCCTCACACCGCGAAGCGCTTGACACCCGTCGGCGGGGGGAACAGGCCCAGCGCCTGCTCGAAACGACCCCCGACATGCTCAGCGTCGTCCGCCCCGGAGCCGTGATCAGCTACCAGAACGAGGCGGTGACGGAGTCGCTGGGCTACGAGGCCGACGACCTCAAAGGTCGCGTGCCGTACGAACGGATCCACCCCGAGGACTGGCGCCGTCTGCGCGAGGAGTTCTACGACGGCGTGATCGACGGCGAGGACACCCCGCGCGCGGAGTTTCGCATCGAGGACGCCGAAGGCGACTGGCGGTGGGTCGAGGCGCGCGGTCGGAACCACCTCGACGACCCGCTGATAAACGGCTTCGTCGTCTCGACCCGCGAGTTGACCGAGAGAAAGCGCCGCGAGCAGGACCTGGAGGGGTACCAGCGCGTCGTCGACAACGTCGGCGATCCGGTCTACCTGCTCGACCCCGACGAACGCATCACCTGGGTCAACGAGGCATTCCTCGAACACACCGGGTACGAACGCGGGTTCGTCGAGGGCGCCCAGGCCGCCCAGTTCCTCCGCGAAGACGACCTGGAAGCGGGTCGGGAACTGGTGGCCGACCTGCTCGAGGACCGTGACCGGCGCTGGGGCGTCTTCGAGTTCGCCACCCAGACGGTCGACGACGAGGTCCGGTGTTACGAGGCCAACGTGGCCGTCATCACCGACGACGGCGAGTTCCAGGGGACGGTCGGCGTCCTCCGCGACGTCACCGACCGGGAGTGA
- a CDS encoding cytochrome c oxidase subunit 3, translating into MGVADDTSDDHGGHGGHHLPAVEDWPRGFGEASWWPFVTAIGASGFYIGAALYVLGRGDNAIVGPMLGPGVFIASAVLFLGGLYGWLYHAFVVNFWEHGTGEHDDSTLRLAMILFLGTEIATFGAGFIYYFFIRAGQWPPGELPHLFGTLVIVNTLILVASSFTLHFAHTGLLKNDRKQFLGLLGVTLLLGIVFIGGQVYEYYAFIVEEGLQLQDAVFGSAFFGLTGLHGLHVTLGAILLSIVFIRGLLGQYSAERHTSVSTVSMYWHFVDVVWIFLVVVLYIGAEFGV; encoded by the coding sequence ATGGGCGTCGCAGACGACACTTCGGACGACCACGGTGGCCACGGCGGCCACCACCTGCCCGCGGTCGAGGACTGGCCGCGCGGGTTCGGTGAAGCCAGCTGGTGGCCATTCGTAACGGCGATCGGCGCGAGCGGCTTCTACATCGGCGCGGCCCTGTACGTGCTGGGCCGCGGTGACAACGCCATCGTCGGCCCGATGCTCGGACCCGGGGTCTTCATCGCCAGCGCGGTGCTGTTCCTCGGCGGGCTGTACGGCTGGCTCTACCACGCCTTCGTGGTCAACTTCTGGGAGCACGGCACCGGTGAACACGACGACTCGACCCTGCGCCTCGCGATGATACTGTTCCTCGGGACCGAGATCGCGACCTTCGGGGCCGGGTTCATCTACTACTTCTTCATCCGGGCCGGCCAGTGGCCCCCGGGTGAACTCCCCCACCTGTTCGGGACCCTCGTCATCGTCAACACCCTGATCCTGGTGGCCAGCAGTTTCACGCTGCACTTCGCCCACACCGGCCTCCTGAAGAACGACCGCAAGCAGTTCCTCGGTCTACTGGGCGTGACGTTACTGCTCGGGATCGTCTTCATCGGCGGGCAGGTCTACGAGTACTACGCGTTCATCGTCGAAGAAGGACTCCAGCTACAGGACGCCGTGTTCGGGAGCGCCTTCTTCGGCCTGACCGGCCTCCACGGCCTCCACGTCACACTGGGCGCAATCTTGCTGTCGATCGTGTTCATCCGGGGGCTGCTGGGTCAGTACTCGGCCGAGCGCCACACCTCCGTCAGCACCGTCTCGATGTACTGGCACTTCGTCGACGTCGTCTGGATCTTCCTCGTCGTCGTCCTGTACATCGGCGCCGAATTCGGCGTCTGA
- a CDS encoding C2H2-type zinc finger protein: protein MTDTETPRTNATDRPDGSTSPPAPDEYEVPPGDEPVVCTHCGAPFADADLLALHRGIEHAAALDEAEREAFDDAYEAESEALRLFRLQALGALVMLYFGLLMAYAVFA from the coding sequence ATGACCGACACCGAGACCCCACGGACGAACGCCACCGATCGACCCGACGGATCGACGAGCCCGCCCGCTCCGGACGAGTACGAGGTTCCGCCCGGGGACGAGCCGGTGGTCTGCACGCACTGCGGCGCGCCCTTCGCCGACGCCGACCTGCTCGCCCTCCATCGCGGGATCGAGCACGCGGCGGCCCTCGACGAGGCCGAGCGCGAGGCCTTCGACGACGCCTACGAGGCCGAGTCCGAGGCCCTGCGGCTCTTCCGGTTGCAGGCGCTGGGGGCGCTCGTCATGCTGTACTTCGGCCTCCTGATGGCCTACGCCGTGTTCGCCTAG
- a CDS encoding polyprenyl synthetase family protein has product MREVLAEWRPVVDETIEELLPRTVDEGYLAEFFGPAVHEYDPAAIQVALADPIWELLDRGGKRWRAVLCLLLIEGFGEDPEAYLPYACIPEILHNGTIVVDDVEDDASMRRGEPAIHLEYGTDIALNAGNAMYFLPLKIITHDPGDLDDGTRLAAYEMLMHELNRTHLGQGMDITWHNDREIDISEAEYLEMCACKTGCLGRIVARLAAIVTGQPESVETAVAEYAQQMSIAFQIGDDILDVEHSLDQAGDFGKAYGNDVREGKKTLLVIHAMEQASPEEAARLEEILWADDNTDEEIEWTLDLFQSTGSIEYARERAESLSEQAREHLEGLDLEPEPKRQLAEFTRFVVERDV; this is encoded by the coding sequence ATGCGAGAGGTTCTGGCGGAGTGGCGACCGGTGGTCGACGAGACCATCGAGGAACTGCTCCCGCGGACCGTCGACGAGGGGTATCTCGCGGAGTTTTTCGGCCCGGCAGTTCACGAGTACGATCCGGCGGCGATCCAGGTAGCCCTGGCCGATCCGATCTGGGAACTGCTGGACCGGGGGGGAAAGCGGTGGCGGGCGGTCCTCTGCCTGCTGTTGATCGAGGGCTTCGGCGAGGATCCGGAGGCGTACCTGCCCTACGCCTGCATCCCGGAGATCCTGCACAACGGGACGATCGTCGTCGACGACGTCGAGGACGACGCGTCGATGCGGCGGGGCGAGCCCGCGATTCACCTCGAATACGGCACGGACATCGCCCTGAACGCGGGCAACGCGATGTACTTCCTCCCGCTGAAGATCATCACCCACGACCCGGGCGATCTGGACGACGGGACGCGGCTCGCGGCTTACGAGATGCTCATGCACGAGCTCAACCGCACGCACCTGGGTCAGGGGATGGACATCACCTGGCACAACGACCGGGAGATCGACATCTCCGAGGCGGAGTACCTGGAGATGTGCGCCTGCAAGACCGGCTGTCTCGGCCGGATCGTGGCGCGACTGGCCGCCATCGTCACCGGCCAGCCCGAATCCGTCGAGACCGCCGTCGCCGAGTACGCCCAGCAGATGTCCATCGCCTTCCAGATCGGCGACGACATCCTCGACGTCGAGCACTCCCTGGACCAGGCCGGCGACTTCGGCAAGGCCTACGGCAACGACGTCCGGGAGGGCAAGAAGACGCTGCTGGTCATCCACGCCATGGAACAGGCGTCGCCAGAGGAAGCCGCCCGCCTCGAGGAGATCCTCTGGGCCGACGACAACACCGACGAGGAGATCGAGTGGACGCTCGACCTCTTCCAGTCGACGGGCAGCATCGAATACGCACGCGAGCGAGCCGAGTCGCTCTCCGAGCAGGCGCGAGAACACCTCGAGGGACTCGACCTGGAACCCGAGCCGAAACGGCAACTCGCCGAGTTCACCCGCTTCGTCGTCGAGCGCGACGTCTAG
- a CDS encoding ATP-NAD kinase, which yields MSDPAERPVVGVLGESAEPIVAAVEAAGGRAETGDTDAVYGVSPDALVAVGEAPLLALASRSDAPSVPILPVDAGECVPSVPRSAVTDAVDALVSGGGDVAAYPVVGVRVDGAVRARALLDVTLLTAEPARISEYAVVTGDDTVARFRADGVVVATPAGTHGYTRRVDGPVVAANTGVAAITPIAPFATDADRWVLDLERVSLRVERDEVPVELLADDRRIGGIDPGVPVSLSVVDDLSLLTVSASRSPLRVPTDE from the coding sequence ATGAGCGATCCAGCCGAGCGCCCGGTCGTCGGCGTCCTGGGCGAGTCCGCCGAGCCGATCGTCGCCGCCGTCGAAGCCGCCGGCGGACGCGCCGAGACCGGTGACACCGACGCCGTCTACGGAGTCTCGCCCGACGCGCTCGTCGCCGTCGGCGAGGCACCGCTACTGGCGCTCGCTTCCCGCTCCGACGCGCCGTCGGTTCCGATCCTCCCGGTCGACGCCGGCGAGTGCGTGCCGTCGGTTCCCCGGTCGGCCGTCACTGACGCCGTCGACGCGCTCGTCTCCGGTGGGGGCGACGTGGCGGCCTATCCGGTCGTCGGCGTCCGCGTCGACGGCGCGGTCCGGGCCCGCGCGCTGCTGGACGTGACGCTTTTGACCGCCGAGCCGGCCCGGATCTCCGAGTACGCGGTCGTGACCGGCGACGATACCGTCGCCCGCTTCCGCGCAGACGGCGTCGTGGTCGCGACGCCCGCCGGTACGCACGGCTACACCCGCCGGGTCGACGGTCCGGTCGTGGCCGCCAACACGGGCGTCGCGGCTATCACCCCGATCGCTCCCTTCGCCACGGACGCAGATCGCTGGGTCCTCGACCTCGAGCGCGTCTCCCTGCGCGTCGAGCGCGACGAGGTCCCAGTCGAGCTGCTCGCCGACGACCGTCGGATCGGGGGCATCGATCCGGGGGTTCCCGTCTCCCTCTCGGTCGTCGACGACCTCTCCTTGCTCACGGTGTCGGCGAGTCGGTCGCCGCTTCGGGTGCCGACCGACGAGTGA
- a CDS encoding DUF7313 family protein, with protein MEPSVTLFGPLDAILGGQMEYVLLALAVLNIGTRLFAHRSHVKQADEGGAESISRNPIHAATNVLFVLAAFYYATLHAHSGVVISVLVVGVFIADFFEFEARKVEARRGIEIERPKGAIGASLLALLYAGYLAIFFLFEGVVSSVI; from the coding sequence ATGGAACCATCGGTAACGCTGTTCGGCCCGCTGGACGCGATCCTCGGGGGCCAGATGGAGTACGTGCTGCTGGCGCTCGCGGTACTCAACATCGGGACCCGGCTGTTCGCACACCGGTCACACGTCAAACAGGCCGACGAGGGCGGTGCCGAATCGATCTCGCGCAACCCGATCCACGCCGCGACCAACGTCCTGTTCGTGCTCGCGGCGTTCTACTACGCCACCCTCCACGCCCATTCGGGCGTCGTCATCTCGGTGCTCGTCGTCGGCGTGTTCATCGCCGACTTCTTCGAGTTCGAGGCCCGCAAGGTGGAAGCCCGCCGCGGCATCGAGATCGAGCGACCCAAGGGCGCGATCGGTGCGTCGCTGCTCGCCCTGCTCTACGCCGGGTACCTCGCGATCTTCTTCCTCTTCGAGGGCGTCGTCTCGAGCGTCATCTGA
- a CDS encoding DUF7314 family protein: MADEFAKGLGIFTTAGLAWMVLAGWYTTSSFESGQLIGPPPTDPGAYGSIALLLKDMLFWFAILGALTFWVVIPLVEQGREAWADRKS, encoded by the coding sequence ATGGCTGACGAATTCGCCAAGGGCCTCGGGATCTTCACGACCGCGGGGCTGGCCTGGATGGTGCTCGCCGGCTGGTACACCACCTCCAGCTTCGAGTCGGGGCAGTTGATCGGGCCGCCGCCGACGGATCCGGGCGCCTACGGGAGCATCGCACTACTCTTGAAGGACATGCTGTTCTGGTTCGCGATCCTCGGTGCGCTGACCTTCTGGGTCGTCATCCCGCTGGTCGAACAGGGCCGGGAGGCCTGGGCCGACCGGAAGAGCTGA
- a CDS encoding DUF7315 family membrane protein has translation MTPDDRDRSVSPDDDASDEAGDDPASDGSSADESDDARGVEVPMRVYKAVTVFTTLFAIITVVGGFVLLDSATNRATASLSEIRPVAALLAIGLILVGAAAYAFSTRFQAAGMGKSKDDTDEHTDNG, from the coding sequence ATGACACCAGACGACCGCGACCGGTCAGTTTCGCCCGACGACGACGCCAGCGACGAGGCCGGCGACGACCCGGCGAGCGACGGCAGTTCTGCCGACGAGTCCGACGACGCCCGCGGCGTCGAGGTGCCGATGCGGGTGTACAAGGCGGTCACGGTCTTTACGACGCTGTTCGCCATCATTACGGTGGTCGGGGGGTTCGTGTTGCTGGACTCGGCGACCAACCGAGCGACGGCCTCGCTGTCGGAGATCCGGCCGGTCGCCGCACTGCTCGCCATCGGTCTGATCCTCGTCGGAGCGGCGGCGTACGCGTTCTCGACGCGGTTCCAGGCGGCGGGAATGGGAAAGTCTAAAGACGACACCGACGAACACACGGATAATGGCTGA